In Saccharomyces paradoxus chromosome XVI, complete sequence, the genomic stretch CTAAGACCGCTTTTGCTTCATGAGCCAATTCCACCTTTTGTTTCAATTCAAAAGCTTCACTTTCAAGTTCAACAGTTTCCTTGGAAACATCAAACAAAACCTTTGTAGTTTCAGCAACATTTTGTAATTGAGAGACAGAGTCGATTCTATCCTTAACGGCTTCAACATGTTTGTTTCTCGAGGCATTTAAAACATCGGAGACTTTCTTCATTCTCGCATCAGCGAAATCCTTATATGCTGGGGCCAAGTATTTTGCAACTAAACCAGTGAAACCTAAGAAAGTCAGTAATAAAATACTTTCATCGTTGATAACGTACAATTCATTTGAAATCGCATAAATgacagcagcagcagagGTTCCCAAAACCCCGGTTTTtgtcaaaatattattacctGGAATAGCATTGATGATAGAGTTAGCTTTCGCTTTTGGATCTGTCTGTTTTTCTGGAGTGGAGGACATATAACGGGCTCCAATTACCATTGAAGGACGACGAACGCCTTGGCTAAATAATGTTTTAGAAACGGACCTTAACGCTAGGCCACGGACACCCAAACTCATGCtcattttgtttcttgCGTACGTAGAAGGTACTGAATGCTCGACAGTCTTTTAATAAGCTATATAATCCTTCCCAATACTGCATCTACCTGCCAACATAAACTGTTAGTTGTAATTATAATCCCTTGCTATTTTAATTATCCAAACTGTGATGAAGGTCCGAGTGCGCGgtgaagagaaaaagcaTCATGATTGGCTCAATATTATTGTGTATTACCCGGGCAATATAGTATGTTTCGGTATACCATCGATTGCTTAATGATAGCGGTTGTCATTGCAGTTATCGTGGATTATATTCATCTTTTATCTATCTACGTATGTGCTATTGTCGCGGTACATTTGTATTTCTGTGTAGTGAACTAATCTAATCAGGGATAGTTTCACATGTATGTGGAAAACCTGTTATTGTGTATAGTACTGCGCCGcgtttgaagaaaatttccatGCTTATAGCATGGAATATTCCTATCTTTACCGGACCATATCTCATCTGAGAGTTGTTGTTGCGTCACAGAACAGTTTGAGTTGTTCCTTACACAGGCATTTGTTTATGCTTTACTCTTAATTTTGACGGCGAAGCGCTTAGGACATACTGAGAGTAATCAAGAGGGTATTGTCGCATAGTAATTAGATCTCATATCAGCCCGCAATTTGTCCCTACCTATTGTAATTCCCTTATAGTATCCACTAGCTCTTGAATATACTTTCCTTCTTCAGGGTCAACCGTTGGTCCATTTGGATTTCTAACTGCGCTGCTACTGTGCATGTTGTTGCTGGTGGCTTCATCTCCAACGGATTTCCCTGTTGGTGATGGTGTTCTGGTCATCATGGCAGCAGCGGTTGCCACAGCTACTTCACGGcgttgttcttcttctattttaGCATTACGATCTCTCAAAACTTGAAGTAGTTTACTATGTGCTTGCCTTAATTGCATCAGTTTGTTCTCGAATCCATGAGGGAATTGATCATACAACTCTGTTGCTTGTGCTTGTCTTTTAACGTCAGCCAGGGCATTTATCTCTCTCCATAAATAGTCTTGCCTGTCGACGATAGGTCGTACTTCCAGTCGGTTGTGTGTTTGCAGCGGTATATCCACACTATTTCTCCGAAATTTGCCAATTCCGTTATAACTAACACTATCAGTATCTATTGTGTCATTTCCCACTGTATTAGCACTTGAACGATTATAATAGTTATTAAATAAACTTCTCGTCGAAGGAATTTGGGAAGAGTAAGATGGCCTGAATCCACAATTTCTAATATAGGGATTTACATTTGGTATTGTTCTGGGAAGCTCATGCAGGCTGTCGTCACCATACCGTTCATCGTCCTCATTCGTGATTTGTCTTCGTACCGAACTCTTTTTTTGGAGGTCTTTCATGAAGATGTAAACtataaatttttggttgGGTTTCTGAACGGCCGACATCAAATTACATGTCAACATAGCCCAGGCACCAGGTATCCTTGGCCATTGATTATTTTGATATGCCGAGCTTGAAACCACTTCGCGGCTAGCAAATTTGTGAgctaaaaatgaaaatttcaacttttcattGCCTCTTCACTTTTGAATCAATCTTTTAAGGTAGAGGCACATTTTGAGTATTGTTGTTAAACGTTGTGAGATTTAATCGGAGGCTTTCAAACTTTCTGTTACAAATCCCTTATCCTCGCAATCTTCGCAATCTTCGCATGACTTCAAACAGGCCTCACAGATTACATTTGGTGTTTTTTCGATAGGTGTAATGAATAAGAGATCTCCTTGGAAGCGTCTACTATGGTTGGAACAGGAGTACCCAGACAACTATACAGATCCAAGTTTTATTGAACTGAGAGCAAGACAAAAGGCTGAGAGCACCAAGAAGTCTGATAGAAAATTGTCAGAAGCCGCTCGCTCTCAAATTAGGTTGGATTTTATAAGCTTCTACCAAACCTTATTGAACACCTCTTTCATTTACATCACTTttacatatatttattattatggTTTTGATCCTATTCCGCCGactatttttctttcattcaTAACATTGATTATATCAAGGACGAAAGTCGATCCTTTATTGTCCTCATTCATGAATGTCAAGTCTTCATTGATTATCACGTTTGCAATGTTGACTCTCTCTCCAGTCCTCAAGTCTCTTTCTAAGACAACTGCATCCGATTCCATATGGACGTTGTCCTTTTGGCTAACTCTATGGTAcgtttttgttatttcGTCAACAAGGTCCAAGCATAAGCCCTCTAACCTTTCCACCAATATACTTGTTGCCCTTGTTGCCGTATTATCATCGAGGCTCTCAACCACAATCGAcgtattttgttttcttttaatctGTATTCAGTTGAATATCATTTTACCCACTTATTTATCGGTAACAAATAAGGTAGTAccaataatttcaaatgtTATTGTATActcatttttgaatgttGCTCTTGGCTGGATTTACATGCtgttgattttctttgtttcaGTGTTTTACATCACTGTTTTGCCTAAATGGTTCATTTACTGGAAAATCAATTACCATAAACGGGATAACGATCTGCTAAGTACATGGGATGCAAGAACGCCAATATTGGACTAGCGCGATCAAGAAAGTAAGTCCCCTTGAGTAGTGGAGGGTGGATACAGCTTCTACCTGCGAGGACTTCTGCTTGTCCCCTCCTCGACTTCACCGTATCTCGACATATATAGAATAACtgtaataataattatCAAGAAACCTAACAGGCACAGGCCTCTTGCCACTATCAAAAGGCAGCTTGTTCAATTAAGTGTACTTCAGTACAAAGCTACTCACATAGCATCCCACAGCCTTAAAATTGCACATTCAGGAGATTTTTTCGAAATCATTGATGGGCCTTGTACCTTAAGTGGGACgcaataaaagagaaaacttCCCCTGGAACAGAACGCGACAATAAATCTGGCCAATAGGGTACACTTCGCAGCGTGTTAAACAAGCATTTCAGCGTATACCGCTCCTCATTTAAAGTCACTTGTTTCTCGGTTGCGGCGGCTTcctgttttcttctttttgccGCTTGGCAATGTGAAGAGATCACCCGGAGGAGAGACCTTTAAATAAGTGTTGAGGAGGGGAAAAGAGCGTAGTAACTCTCATAAATTTAACGAACAGCTTCTTCGCCCCCTTCGCAAGTTTCTGTTACCAATCATTGcatcttattttttttcaatatatgCCAAAGTATCTTCAAAGAGGAATTACCGTCTCTCTTAGACCTTCTCATGCGTTCGGTTATGATGTAAACGGCTCCGACATGTCATTAATCTACTGAATTTCTGACACTTCCCCATGATTCATATCACTTACTACGTAATGGGCTATAAAAGATCCGTGCACCCGGCTTCCACAAATGTTGAATTTTCCGGAGCTTCGAACTTCTTGTTTCACGAATTAAAAGTATCCAACGTACAACCACCCAACTCATCTTCTAATGCAGAAGCTTCATCGGTAAACAAACCACAGTTAATAGCGGGAAAGTCGGCAAGTGACAAACGGCGGTTATATTTAATTGGCCTTCGAtatatattgaaaatggtaTGGTATGATCATAACACACATTCTGAAAATGTTATCTGGGAGATTTTCGATGGGTATGGAGTTTTCCTTGATTCTCACTTATTATCCCTTGTATTGTAATTGATCCTTCAGTAATATTTGCAGCCTTTCACAactatccttttttttattacttattattattgaacCTCTTTTAGGAGTTGCCTGCTTATGCAATATAATTTGCTGACAAGTAGTAAATTAATAGCACAATATTaagattaaaaaaagaaatcggCCAAGAGCTTAATATATTATCTTACACACAAACCTTCTTCGACCTGCTTGATAAAGCCACATAccctcttccttttctattaGAAGTAGAATAGTACAGAAatagcaaaaaagaaataatttctttaaaataatattgtGTGAGGTTCCAACTATGGATTATTAATAGAGTAACGCAAACTTAAAGGAAAGGAAGTGCTTTAAAATTGAGTATTTATAAGAACAATTTTTCCCTCAAAAAAGCACGTATATTTATAAAAGGAGGGGAATAGCTATCAATTGAGTGTTGTCTGCGTTTGTGCGTATAAgaggatgaattttctGACCCAGGCTATGTCAGAAACACTTCAAGGGTCAAATAATAGGATAAAACGTAATTTCAGGACACAAAGTGTGCCATCAACTTCCTATAATAATGGCAAAGAATCATATGGACCGAATACTAACCAATTAAATGTCCTACTTTCTCAATTGGAACAGCAAACAAGTGTTGATAGTACCAGCACGAGCTCAAACTTCTATTCCATTGCTCAATATATTCTACAGTCATATTTCAAGGTCAATGTAGATTCTCTAGACTCGCTTAAGTTGGTGGATTTGATAGTGGACCAAACTTACCCTGATTCCTTGACGCTGAGAAAGCTGAATGAAGGAGCAACGGGACAACCATACGATTATTTTAATACAGTTTCTCGTGATCCTGATATCTCCAAGTGTCCAATATTTGCATTGGCCATATTTTTCGTTATACGATGGAGCCATCCGAACCCTCCAATTTCAATTGAGAATTTCACTACAGTGCCGTTGCTAGATTCAAActttatttctttaaattCCAATCCATTACtatatattcaaaatcaaaaccCAAACAGTAATTCAAGTGTTAAAGTTCTAAGGTCACAAACATTTGAACCTTCTAAAGAACTTATTGACTTAGTATTTCCATGGCTGTCTTATTTGAAGCAGGATATGCTTCTTATTGATAGAACAAATTACAAGCTTTATTCTCTCTGCGAATTATTCGAGTTTATGGGTAGGGTGGCCATTCAGGATCTCCGATATTTGAGTCAGCATCCCTTATTATTACCCAATATTGTAACAttcatttcaaaatttataCCTGAATTGTTCCAAAATGAGGAATTTAAAGGAATTGGCTCGattaaaaatttaaacAACGATACGCTGAACAACGTTACAGGAATAGAAaaccaatttttgaatccaACTGCAGAGGAAGTGAGTCAAAAAGTTGATTCTTATTTCATGGAATTGTCGAAAAAATTAACAACAGAAAACATTAGATTAAGCCAAGAAATAACACAACTGAAGTCTGATATGAATTCCGTAGGCAATGTCTGTAATCAAATTTTGCAATTGCAGAGACAATTGCTTTCGGGAAATCAGGCAACCGGATCAAAGTCTGAAAATAGTGTATCTTCCACAGGTGGGGGGATACTAATACTGGATAAAAATAGTATCAACTCGAATGTACTGAGCAATTTAGTTCAGTCGATAGATCCGAATAACTCCAAACCCAATGGACAGCCCCAAGTACAACAAAGGGGTTCGAAAGGGCAGTCACAGGGACAGGGTCAAACTATTAATAGCCCTGCGCTAGCACCAATTAACATGTTTCCGAGCTTAAGTAATTCTATACAGCCGATGCTCGGCACCTTGGCTCCGCAACCGCAAGATATAGTACAGAAGAGAAAGCTACCGTTGCCAGGTTCCATAGCCTCGGCAGCAACAGGCAGCCCTTTTTCTCCATCACCTGTTGGTGAATCTCCCTATAACAAACGTTTTAAACTCGACGACAAGCCAACTCCGTCTCAGACAGCTCTTGATTCCttactttcaaaatcaattcCAAGTCCCAGACTACCCCTTTCAACGTTGGCTAACACGGCCGTTACTGAATCTTTTCGCTCGCCTCAGCAGTTTCAGCATTCCCCAGATTTCGTAGTTGGTGGTAGCTCAAGTTCAACAACGGATAATAACTCTAAGAAGGTAAATGAGGATTCACCATCATCTCCTTCAAAACTAGCCGAGCGACCACGTCTTCCAAACAACGACTCTACTACTAGCATGCCTGAAAGTCCTACAGAGGTAGCTGGTGATGATGTTGCTAGGGAAAAAGCGCCAGTGTCAAGTAAGTCGGAGCCAAATGATAACAGTCCAGAACTTAAAgtccttgaaaaaaatagtaacaatggtAATTCACCTGCTACGGATGCTAGGAAGCCAGTACCCATCTCTGCTATTCATAATTCTACTGAGGCCGCAAACCCAACTGGTACAGTTACAAAGATAGCTCCATCATTTCCACAAAGCTCCTCCAAATTTgaaatgataaataaaaagggTACGAAGACCGGGCCAAACGAGGCAATCAAGTATAAGTTGTCcagagaaaataaaacaatatGGGACCTATATGCGGAGTGGTACATTGGTTTGAATGGTAAATCctcaataaagaaattgattGAAAACTATGGCTGGCGAAGGTGGAAGGTTAGCGAAGattcacatttttttccaactAGAAGAATCATCATGGATTATATTGAAACGGAATGTGACCGTGGCATAAAACTCGGTAGGTTTACTAATCCCCAACAACCGAGGGAGGATATACGGAAAATTTTGGTAGGTGATCTAGAAAAGTTCAGGATAAATAACGGTCTGACTTTGAATTCCCTATCATTGTACTTCAGAAATTTAACGAAAAATAACAAGGAAATTTGCATTTTTGagaacttcaaaaattggaaCGTTAGATCAAtgacagaagaagagaaattaAAGTACTGCAAAAGACAACATAATACACCATCCTAAGTTATTGAGGTTGTCCACAATAACGATTCCTTCAGTGGAATAACGAAGCGACGATAACGAGAACTTCCATTAGGTTATTTATTACCTTTATAgaaaaagtatatatatgtatatgaATGTATGTGTGTACATACCTATGTGGATGTATGCCTATGTGGAAATTCCAAAACGTCTTTCCATTAATgattaaatatatattcgCATGACTGACTATATGGGTTATGGAAACTTAATTTCTTTGTCAAAGACCCTGGCGGATTCAGAAAAGCCGTTGAATAGATGGGCTATcggaaatttttgaaggatgaaaaaacaTCAACCTTATTAGCAAAACAGGGAAGACCTTAGGTGAAGAAAAGTCCGAGGAAAGAATATAGAACTCTACGATAATGGCACATGAAAAGTTTAGTGTACCTGAGAACTTTACGTTGGCTCAGTCTTTGCAATTGCTTTACTCTGTCGTCAGAAATCAATATAAAAACCTAGCAGACCTAATAATCAATGGCAAAGGTAATAAGGACTCAGTATCCTATGGGAAAATCCATAAAAACCTAGATTCTTTACTAGTATATGTCAATGAAGGTCTacgaaaaattgaaaagacGTATACCTTAAAGAAAGGATTAGGAAATCTTGTAGTTGATCATCCTGAATTGAGGAGCGTCATTGAGGACTTCCAAATTCTCGGCCAGGATATAAGAATTGCACGTCGCAAAGCAGAAACGCTCATGACTGAAGGAAACGATAGTCCTTCTTTgtcatcatcctcatctGTTTTGGGTCTTGGAACGGGAAATGGTTTGCGTTTTCCTaaactttggaaaatgGGCTCCAAAAGAGACAAATTGAAAGAAGCAGATGAAAAGGAGGCTAGAATTAATAAACAGGCTGATAATATCAGACGTGCAAGGAAGCtggaagaagagaaaaagttgGGAGCAAAACGTCAGTATGAGAGGGACTTAGAACtccaaagagaaaaattgatCGAGTTAAAggttaaagaaaaggtgGAATTTGAAGTGGCTCAAAAGTTGGAAGAGGAGAGAATCAAGagagaggaagaagaacgAAAACATAGAGATCAAGCGGAAAAGAAACGTATATCGACCCTAAAGCATGATAGGAAGACAAACTACAAGTCAAGAGCTAGTCTCGATAATTTCTCCTCGAATAACAAATCTTCTGGAAAGATTGACAACTCCCTAATTAAAAGGAGGTCCCTTGACATTGTACGGACCCCAGATGAGAGAATACGAGCTCCAGTAAGGAAATCAATGGAGGCAGCAGAAATCGGTATGGCCGCTCAGTTAGCCTGGTCTCAATATCAAAACGGGGcaaatcattcaaaagCGAGTAACAACGGCTCACATTCTAATGAACTTCAAATACGTTATAAGCCTACTCaacctttaaaaaaaaggtatgACTACAAAAAGCCAACGGTCAATCGACCGATTATAAAATCACCTACTCTCAATAGGCAAAGCAGCAAGTCTTCACGGAATCTACCCACGAATACCAAGCTGAAAGCGAGCAAAgccaacaacaacaacaaagttTCCCGTAGGAATGAGCATAATTTGGAGCCTACCTCCCCAATACTCGTTTCTGCGACAGCGACACCTGCTGAATCCAAAACCACACGTTCCAGAAGCGGTACACCTGATAAGGAAAGCTCTGTTAGTCCATCTACCGACTATAGAAAGGAGGATATATTGAAATCGGTGCAGGGAGTAGATCCAAACGCTTGCGAACAGATATTTAATGAGATCCTTGTAACGgatgaaaaagtttacTGGGATGATATCGCAGGCTTAAGGAATGCAAAgaattctttgaaagaagcAGTGGTTTACCCATTTTTGCGGCCTGATTTATTCAAAGGGTTAAGAGAACCCGTCAGAGGTATGCTTTTATTTGGCCCACCAGGTACAGGTAAGACAATGATTGCTAAGGCGGTCGCAACAGAGTCTAATTCCACATTTTTCAGTGTGAGTGCATCCTCTTTGCTATCGAAATATCTTGGTGAATCTGAGAAGCTAATTAGAGCATTGTTTTACATGgccaaaaaattgtcaCCCTCTATTATTTTCATAGATGAAATCGACTCTATGTTGACTGCTCGCTCTGACAATGAAAATGAGTCCTCGAGGAGAATTAAAACAGAACTGCTTATTCAGTGGTCCTCCTTATCTGCTGCTACTGCGCAATCTGAAGACCGAAACAATATGCTTGACAGCAGAGTGCTTGTCTTAGGAGCTACGAATTTACCATGGGCAATTGATGATGCAGCAAGAAGACGATTTTCACGGAAACTATATATTCCCCTACCTGATTATGAAACTAGACTATATCATTTAAAGAGATTAATGGCGAAGCAGAAAAATAGCTTGCAAGATTTGGACTATGAATTAATAACGGAAATGACAGAGGGGTTTTCTGGTTCTGATCTTACATCATTAGCCAAAGAAGCAGCAATGGAACCTATTAGGGATTTAGGAGATAAGTTAATGTTTGCGGATTTCGATAAGATCAGAGGAATTGACataaaagattttcaaaattccCTATtgacaataaaaaagagtGTGTCGCCAGAATCTCTACAAAAATATGAGGAGTGGTCTAGTAAATTTGGTAGTACTGGTGCCTGAACGACGTAGAGTGTCTtgatagaaaagaaaggcaTGACAAATAgtaactttttttaacGTCCTGCTGGTGGTCAAATTTTGTTACATGTGTATCTTCTATGTATTATCAAACATAAAAACTAACCGCAATTCTGTTatatcttgaaatttttctttcttatttacAATTAGTTTTCTTATGGcattattttgaaaagttttctcaatttctttctcttaaaatagacttgaaaaatatgaaaatcaGATCAATGTACTTGagttcaaataaaaaataaggGTAGCAACAAAACTCGGTTAAGCTAGATTCTTCAATCTCAATTTACATACACATTTGAGTtgatggaaaaataaagacCCGGTTATCAAGCACTTGACCGTTAGCGTTATAATTACCAACAACTAATAGGACTTTCTCCTTTGGCCCAAACAGTGTATGCAGTGTATGCAGTGTACAGCAGTTACCACAACCACAGTATGTCTTGGATAAAAAACGCTACAAACTTTCCCACCTCGTTGATTAAAAAACTTTCATGTGGGTTGTTACTTGCTGTTTCTCTATATGCCATTGCACCCAGTCTAAGTGTCCTAGTATTTAGAGATTCTGAGCAGAGGATCAGAAAATATACGACGGTGGGCTTAATTAATCGTGGAAATGATTGCTTCATAACGTCATCTCTTCAAGGCCTGGCCGGAATACCTCGATTTGTAGAATATTTGAGGCAAATAAAATCGATTCTCCAAGAATTAGAATCCAAGCCATCAAGAAATGCAAAGGGGGACAATCTCACAGCTGGTAACTTTCCAAGCCGCAGTGGGCTTGAAAACTCACCTGATTCACTTGCCCCTCTACATGAAAGTCTTACCAGTTTAATTTTTGATCTGGTATCCGTGAAAGGAAGTAGGACGTCAATTTCCCCAAAAATAGTGATAAACACGTTGGAGTCTATCTTCAAGTCAAGGATGTCATCCAACCAAAATGATGCACATGAATTCACGCTAATATTACTGCAAACTCTGCAAGAAGAGCGCTCAAAATTGGTCGACTACACTAAAAATATGTGCGATTTAAATATGCCAAACTTTCCATTTGAGGGCGAAACCTCCAAATTTCTAGTGTGCCTTAAATGCAAGGGATCATCAAAACGGTCATATCAGCAGACTTTTATTCGTGAGTTGTCCGTACCACAACAAACATCAGAGAAACTGTTCAATATTTTGGCCAACGATGAAACAGAAATTATAGAGGACTATTCATGTTTGATCTGTCAAATAAGAGCCATCTTAAGCCATGAAGAATATAGAAACTTCAAGGATTGTACCCCGGATGAAATGTTAATTTTGGACACATTAAGAGATTATG encodes the following:
- the UBP16 gene encoding putative ubiquitin-specific protease UBP16 (Deubiquitinating enzyme anchored to the outer mitochondrial membrane~similar to YPL072W), whose product is MSWIKNATNFPTSLIKKLSCGLLLAVSLYAIAPSLSVLVFRDSEQRIRKYTTVGLINRGNDCFITSSLQGLAGIPRFVEYLRQIKSILQELESKPSRNAKGDNLTAGNFPSRSGLENSPDSLAPLHESLTSLIFDLVSVKGSRTSISPKIVINTLESIFKSRMSSNQNDAHEFTLILLQTLQEERSKLVDYTKNMCDLNMPNFPFEGETSKFLVCLKCKGSSKRSYQQTFIRELSVPQQTSEKLFNILANDETEIIEDYSCLICQIRAILSHEEYRNFKDCTPDEMLILDTLRDYATKAPINKDLPFEIEQYVKRYSKNNLHVSNIKGKVIKKDIIVQLPDILIVHLSRSTFNGITYSRNPCNVKFGERIELIEYTSSEGGTITENRQIKYNLKSVVKHTGSHSRGHYVCYRHKTDIRLGTEDEYSLQSGSVIANEEVNTRNHDQNTAHKLSRKSRCKKVENALQYPYWQISDTTIKESTTSTVLNQQKYAYMLYYERK
- the GCR1 gene encoding transcription regulator GCR1 (Transcriptional activator of genes involved in glycolysis~similar to YPL075W), which encodes MNFLTQAMSETLQGSNNRIKRNFRTQSVPSTSYNNGKESYGPNTNQLNVLLSQLEQQTSVDSTSTSSNFYSIAQYILQSYFKVNVDSLDSLKLVDLIVDQTYPDSLTLRKLNEGATGQPYDYFNTVSRDPDISKCPIFALAIFFVIRWSHPNPPISIENFTTVPLLDSNFISLNSNPLLYIQNQNPNSNSSVKVLRSQTFEPSKELIDLVFPWLSYLKQDMLLIDRTNYKLYSLCELFEFMGRVAIQDLRYLSQHPLLLPNIVTFISKFIPELFQNEEFKGIGSIKNLNNDTLNNVTGIENQFLNPTAEEVSQKVDSYFMELSKKLTTENIRLSQEITQLKSDMNSVGNVCNQILQLQRQLLSGNQATGSKSENSVSSTGGGILILDKNSINSNVLSNLVQSIDPNNSKPNGQPQVQQRGSKGQSQGQGQTINSPALAPINMFPSLSNSIQPMLGTLAPQPQDIVQKRKLPLPGSIASAATGSPFSPSPVGESPYNKRFKLDDKPTPSQTALDSLLSKSIPSPRLPLSTLANTAVTESFRSPQQFQHSPDFVVGGSSSSTTDNNSKKVNEDSPSSPSKLAERPRLPNNDSTTSMPESPTEVAGDDVAREKAPVSSKSEPNDNSPELKVLEKNSNNGNSPATDARKPVPISAIHNSTEAANPTGTVTKIAPSFPQSSSKFEMINKKGTKTGPNEAIKYKLSRENKTIWDLYAEWYIGLNGKSSIKKLIENYGWRRWKVSEDSHFFPTRRIIMDYIETECDRGIKLGRFTNPQQPREDIRKILVGDLEKFRINNGLTLNSLSLYFRNLTKNNKEICIFENFKNWNVRSMTEEEKLKYCKRQHNTPS
- the GPI2 gene encoding phosphatidylinositol N-acetylglucosaminyltransferase (Protein involved in the synthesis of GlcNAc-PI~similar to YPL076W); translated protein: MNKRSPWKRLLWLEQEYPDNYTDPSFIELRARQKAESTKKSDRKLSEAARSQIRLDFISFYQTLLNTSFIYITFTYIYYYGFDPIPPTIFLSFITLIISRTKVDPLLSSFMNVKSSLIITFAMLTLSPVLKSLSKTTASDSIWTLSFWLTLWYVFVISSTRSKHKPSNLSTNILVALVAVLSSRLSTTIDVFCFLLICIQLNIILPTYLSVTNKVVPIISNVIVYSFLNVALGWIYMLLIFFVSVFYITVLPKWFIYWKINYHKRDNDLLSTWDARTPILD
- a CDS encoding uncharacterized protein (similar to YPL077C), coding for MSAVQKPNQKFIVYIFMKDLQKKSSVRRQITNEDDERYGDDSLHELPRTIPNVNPYIRNCGFRPSYSSQIPSTRSLFNNYYNRSSANTVGNDTIDTDSVSYNGIGKFRRNSVDIPLQTHNRLEVRPIVDRQDYLWREINALADVKRQAQATELYDQFPHGFENKLMQLRQAHSKLLQVLRDRNAKIEEEQRREVAVATAAAMMTRTPSPTGKSVGDEATSNNMHSSSAVRNPNGPTVDPEEGKYIQELVDTIRELQ
- the YTA6 gene encoding putative AAA family ATPase YTA6 (ATPase of the CDC48/PAS1/SEC18 (AAA) family~similar to YPL074W), producing MAHEKFSVPENFTLAQSLQLLYSVVRNQYKNLADLIINGKGNKDSVSYGKIHKNLDSLLVYVNEGLRKIEKTYTLKKGLGNLVVDHPELRSVIEDFQILGQDIRIARRKAETLMTEGNDSPSLSSSSSVLGLGTGNGLRFPKLWKMGSKRDKLKEADEKEARINKQADNIRRARKLEEEKKLGAKRQYERDLELQREKLIELKVKEKVEFEVAQKLEEERIKREEEERKHRDQAEKKRISTLKHDRKTNYKSRASLDNFSSNNKSSGKIDNSLIKRRSLDIVRTPDERIRAPVRKSMEAAEIGMAAQLAWSQYQNGANHSKASNNGSHSNELQIRYKPTQPLKKRYDYKKPTVNRPIIKSPTLNRQSSKSSRNLPTNTKLKASKANNNNKVSRRNEHNLEPTSPILVSATATPAESKTTRSRSGTPDKESSVSPSTDYRKEDILKSVQGVDPNACEQIFNEILVTDEKVYWDDIAGLRNAKNSLKEAVVYPFLRPDLFKGLREPVRGMLLFGPPGTGKTMIAKAVATESNSTFFSVSASSLLSKYLGESEKLIRALFYMAKKLSPSIIFIDEIDSMLTARSDNENESSRRIKTELLIQWSSLSAATAQSEDRNNMLDSRVLVLGATNLPWAIDDAARRRFSRKLYIPLPDYETRLYHLKRLMAKQKNSLQDLDYELITEMTEGFSGSDLTSLAKEAAMEPIRDLGDKLMFADFDKIRGIDIKDFQNSLLTIKKSVSPESLQKYEEWSSKFGSTGA
- the ATP4 gene encoding F1F0 ATP synthase subunit 4 (Subunit b of the stator stalk of mitochondrial F1F0 ATP synthase~similar to YPL078C), with amino-acid sequence MSMSLGVRGLALRSVSKTLFSQGVRRPSMVIGARYMSSTPEKQTDPKAKANSIINAIPGNNILTKTGVLGTSAAAVIYAISNELYVINDESILLLTFLGFTGLVAKYLAPAYKDFADARMKKVSDVLNASRNKHVEAVKDRIDSVSQLQNVAETTKVLFDVSKETVELESEAFELKQKVELAHEAKAVLDSWVRYEASLRQLEQRQLAKSVIAKVQSELGNPKFQDKVLQQSISEIEQLLSKLK